CTTCTAAGTTTGCATATATTGCGAATACAACAGAATAAATCTCTTAAAAGTTCTTTACAAATCGAGTGTAGCAGATACCTGTCAACCAGTTTTCATTTCATTCGCTGATTAggattatagtattattacaCCATTGCGGATTGTGTACAATCTTGTATACCTTGAATTGGTAGTTGATTACTGCCTTTAGATTTTGTTTGTACAgtgaaaatgcaaaacaaacaatTAAGAGAACTTTATAAGGGTGCCTGCTGAGGATGTCCATACGCTAGTTCAGTAGTGAGAATCGATTCTTTTGAGTtggtgtttggagtttggaCATCCTATAAAACTCTCCAGAACCAGATGCAATCTTCCTCTTCATCTCTTTATGACAGTGTTGCAAACATTGCAACCTTCGCTACCCTCTGTGTAAGTGGGTATGGAGATACCAAGTTTCCACGctccaaaaaatatttgatgccATCATGGTATTGTTATCAAATCTTAGATTGTCGTCTTATTCGAAATTGTCATTCTGGACTTTGTAGTTTgccctcattttttttcttgctaaGCACTGTAATTTGCTACACGTTACCCTTCCATGGAGTCCTGATCTTTGGGAGGTGAAAAATACATTCGATTTTATAGTGGGAAAATAGATTTTTCACCTGCAATCAACGCACGTTTTTCACTATTACCTATTTTACCTAAAAGTTTCAGGATGACTGACAAGGCTAGGTGCCAATATGACCAAAGGCCATTGGCAGTTATTTTTCTTCGATTCTTTATCCAGTACTCGGAATGTTTTTGTGAGGGCATGGAGCTGGAGCTTCTTCCTCAATCCCCACCCTCATAGTTGATAAGTTGGTACCTCCTCAACCCGATTCGGTCAAGTTTATAAGATGATTTTATCTAAGTAATGGATAAACTAATAAAAGAGTGTACTGGAAGAATTAAAATGGTCTTCTCCCATTAGTCAAAAGgttcatattaaaaataaaaaataaaaaaaatgttgctcCTATAGGTGTAGGAAGCACGTTCTTTTTTGTGGTAACTGGAGCAAAACCCTGGCAGACATGTTCTTGGAACAACAGACTTGACTGCATATTCGATGGTTAATGCATCCATTGAGAGAGCTGCTTCAATGCAGGGATCTCAGATATGTCACCAGATTAAAGGTTAGCTTTAGATTGGGAAGGTTGCTGCAAAGTCTAAAAAGTTATGACATACATCAGTAAAAGAAAACCAAATAATGTTTTACTAATTCAGCTGTCCCTATGATACATGTGTATTATACATCGACTGGATCTTCCCGGTTCCATCTGATTTCTGTCTGCTAACAAAAACTACATCATCAATCCTCCTTTACTCTATGCTAAACACCCAAAATTCCCTGGTATAAGAAATCCCACCTAGCTAGTCTTTGGCAAGGAACTGCAAACTAGGCTTCAAACTGGTGCTCTCACTGAACTCCAACAGCCTAGTCATGCCAACACAGGAGAATCACAGCACACCTCCATATGATATAAAGCCGTGCCCGCTGCTCTCTAGCTTGCTTCGAACACCGGTGCCATGATCGGAGCTTCAAACTTCTCGTGGAGAATGTGGTAGCTGCCATGTAGATGCTACAGTAGAATTAAGAACTACAGTCTCGTGCTGTAACttgaaatgttgtgaaattGTATTGTGGTTTGAAGAGCTCTTGGGGGCTTAAGTTTATATAGGGAAGGAGTGGAAGATACAGAGAGAATCAATGTGTGGTGGATGACAAATGTTGGCCCCTGGTTGAGCCAATGGGCTTTGTCCCAGTGTCCGAAGTAAGAGGATAATGCATTGCTATTAGCTTGTCCCCATGCCAAACCCACCCGATAAGGACTTACCATCAACCTCCGCTCAGGAAGGGTCACCCCTGTCTTGCATAAATGCAATGCACGCATGCATATATTCCCCCCCTTTTTCAAAACAAGCCTTTCTTAAAAATTAACTATGTTTCAACCCTGTttcatgattttatttaaaatcccATATATTCAATGATTCATACACTCCAACTCATATTCAATTAAGAGAGATATCATCCTCACAACATCTTCTAATATGAcatcaaaaaatagaaaaataagtaaaaaataataaagaattttataatcatttgatTCTACGTTAGAAGATGATAATTAAGAAACCGAtgatttagataaaaataactatGATTTAAAACTTATAGTCAAAACAAGAACATTGAGTATCATGAATTTGCATTGAGGCACCCATTAGCAaggaggagaaaagaaaaggattaaTAAATTAGTACATGTTACCAAACAGATTCTCTCTCCTATCCACTCCCAAGTTCCAACCCCCTCCCTCTACATCCAAACTTAATGCCATTTTTAAGtagacattattattattttttatatataatcagtGGAAACATGTTGGGGCCACATGTTGCATTGTAAGTGGCCGTTGTGATCTCCACCAcatctttattcttcttcttattccATGTCAAGAGGAGTAActgttgaataataataaaaaaattgcatttctCGATATTATAGAAGTCGTGAGGATACAGATATAGATGTCAAAGTGGACtggtaatttaaataataagaaaataattaaaaaaaattatcacaaaaCCTTACGTGTTTCATTGATGGCAAGGCCAGCAGTACAAAGACAGGATAGAAAACCAAGCCAAGTCCAAggctttgtattttttaataaaaattttatgtacagttatttttgtgcatttttttatacactcgagtgatatgattggttggatattaaaaaaaaattaatccaactaattatatcaatgaaatacacaaaaaatatataaaaataactgtatataatattactcattttttaaatgttgagaGCCGAAATAAAAACAGAACCAATCAATCAAAATTAGTCAAAACCCTCCAACGTGGCTGTTCGATTATATGAGCTGGCTGTTGGGACTGGTGTGGAAGGAGGAAGGTTTTCAACTTGTCACACAtaacttttattaaaagaaaaagatattttgtatgagattcaaaaagaaaaagtaaagatGATGTGCAATCATCCTTATCCTCCAAATTTCAATCTTTATGATCGAACCAAGTGAAATCTTGCTACAAGTCTAAAATAggtaaatattataaagtttaagatagataaatattatacaatttttttttttttttataaaaaagtgaatctcaataataaataaatttttttatatattttttaaatgaatctacttttttacaaataaattattacagatacaaagagattatataaaataaatccacaaactgatataattttatagaatttgttagatctactttataataaaagtaactttacaatctaacgtatcacatcaaatcacattagtttataaatttatttttatataatctctttatatttaaagtattttcatgttttaaaaaacttgaactagacttatttatttagaatttgtacaaagcatttcttattttgttttttataccGAGCAATGCTATACAACTTCTCAACCTTCACatatcactttttttcaaatttttaatattttttaaaaaaaaaattttgagtttattctttttaaattaattcaatttttttattcactatttatattttaaatatttgataaaataaaaaattaataaaaattaaaaaaataatgatgtgCCGAAGTTGTGTAAATAATAAGAAGTTGTATAGATTTTTTGTCTTATTAAACATCATTTCCCTTTTTtaggtatttatttttttattttctgaagaATAAGATAAGACTTTATTAGTAAGTAGAGAGTATTACACAAAACGTATACAAGAGATTCATCTAACTGGCGGGAAAAAAAGTACCAAGAAATGAGTAGTGAGTACCTGAGCTCCAACATCATTTTCTGCAACCTTCAAAAGGACATTAGCTCATTTCTGTACATAGAGGTATCGTTAGCTAAACACTGGCAAAAACATCATTCATGATAGCAATCCTCAACCCTATGCGAAAGTGAAACCAGAGTGAAGGGCCAGCTGTACTCTCACAAAACTCCATGATCACGTGCACCATGTCCTGCTAAGCTGAACCATAACCTTGTCCAAGTCAATCCGACATGCCGGCCACTTATCATTGCCGGCAGTGACAAACCAGTTCCAAGTCATTTCCATGCATCTTATCTCTTTGTACCTGAAAGCTCTATCTGTTCATCTTTAGGCCAACACAATTCAGTCTTCTGTGACCTCCAAGGTGGACATCTTGGGCCAATATGAGGTACCCCCTATTCGATTGCGACACGTGTGCTGATAGTCACTGTCCATGGACCCCACCCAATGAATAATTCTCAATTTCTGGGCCCAACCCACGTGCATATCCTTTATCCCAACGGAGGAAAAATCAGAGAGGATAAGGTTTGTGTGGTGGAAGGATGAGACAATGTGAAGTCATTTATAAGAAAATCGGAGAAatgatacatatattttttttaaggaaataatttacgcataatattttttacaacatattttataataatgtgTTAAATGGAAGGGTATTGCTGTAAAATGCCTTATAAAAGTaacattatttaataaaaatatcctCATTTTACAATATTGTTGTAAAAATATGTtgtatcattactctttttttttaatggtatgTAAGTGTGATGTATTCTTTGTAAAATCTGAGTATGTCCTTACAttcgtttttaaaaaaaaattaaatacagtGACGCTTACATTATTCATGATTGCCGGACTATATACAACATTATTATAAGATTTTGGGTTTGATGGATTGTGGCGATGTGATCTCCGGATACAAGGTTTTATGCTGTACACGTTGAAGTTATGATGTGGTGTTGGTGCAACCTTAAATGCACTTTGTtagatgaaacaataaaaatccaAGCTGTCGGGGGGGAAGATTTCTTTATGATGGAGTAGACAAGTTTTAAGGACCAAAAACAACTAGAGATTGAAAAGAAACAATGGATTCTATGTACACACTCAACTATATATCTAATTATTTTCTATCACAAAAAAGAGACCCCGTGGAAATTTGATCAAACAAGACATGAAATCTGAAAATATGACTTGTtggagactttttttttttactggaAAATGATAAACTCACCGAGAGAGTATATCGATTTTTTGTACggaaatttgattttatttttagcatttgtgtttgtttattttttagtattgtgtttatttttttgtattttttaaaaaaaatacacaaaaaatacttttaaattttttttttttttttttaaaaagcacaAACACATCTCAATACAAAGTGTCGGCTTTTTTATTTTGGTCCAATAACGAGGATGGTTAGTCTAGTCTTGTGAAGTGCAATGGGTCGAAAAATCAATTTTGAATTAGTCAGATTGTATCGGCTTTTGAAAAGGAGGCATGCGAGCATTACATCCTCCCTTGTGAAGAAGGGAAAGCCTTCAGTACTagtttggattctagataaagATGTGTGGGAAGGAATATAGAAGAATGGCtgcaaaggagagagaaaacatGGTCAAAGTTGTTTGTTTTGAACATTACTGTGGAACTTAGAGAATACTGATCCTGTTATCAAGGTGGAGATGAGCCTTGTGTTCAAGCTCTCTAATAAAGTCCTTGACAAATGCACATGCTTGATGAACATTGTTCCAAACACAATAACTCGCACTTCCATTGAACAACAATCTAGTATGGACAGTTATAATGCCATTCAAACCATACAAAAACATAGAACCTGGCAATTACAACAAAAACTAGACACAGTGAAAGTGGGGGGGtaccaaaaagaaaatacagaTATGTGACATGAGAATGTCTAAAAGGTAACAGCAGAGGATAGTGGCGCCAATATAGTAGATTTGCTAATTTATTGATGTCCATAATTAACTTTCTTCATTCGAGCTGAACCAACTACTTAAAAGTCTCATTCGATTCCCAGCGCTTTCTTGATGTCAGCCTGCGTCAAACATACCAATAGACAATAGGGTATGAGCATACTTGATGGCAAGCACACaatggtgtgtgtgtgtgtgtgagagagagagagagagagagggagagacagaTACCTCAATGGACAAAGGAGTAGTGGTTGGGCCATAGCGTTCGATGACATGACCTTCCTTATCCACCAAGAACTTAGTGAAATTCCACTTTATCCTAGACCCCATGAATCCAGTTTTACTTGATTTGAGAAACTTGTAGAGAGGCACTGTATTTGGCCCATTGCAACGAACCTGGATGGAAAAGATAGTGAGATCCACTGTTAACAAGTGAATCTAGGGCATACATAAATTATGGATTTGTTAATCCAAATTAAAGCTGAACTCAAGGTGTGAGCATCACAAATTGCAAAATAGTTAATCTAATAAGCATGGGTGAACCAGCATCATAAATCGCATGATAAACTTTCACAATTGCATAAATGACAGTCAAACAATGTAGTTTTATGAAATGCCAACTATTACAATCTTCTCCATGAAGTAATACAAAAAGCCgtttttaaaactaattttttctCCCCATCTGTAACATGTTTTGGGAGTCCAATAATAGAGTCCATTTTTGGTGGTTCCCTCAgtcattgttttgaaatttctaaaaaagaaaaaaactgagCTATGTATCTGGTCCTTCACCCTCTTGAATTTAAAACGGGGAGagagaataatttttaaaatgactgaGGAAACAAGAAAACGTATTGAGTCTGTGTTAGTAAAAGCACACTGCTATCCTTCCCATTTCGACTTCAATTAAAACTGTAACCATCTCCTTTGTTCCATCGTGGGTAACCCATATTTTGTGGCAGCAAACAGTGA
This genomic window from Carya illinoinensis cultivar Pawnee chromosome 7, C.illinoinensisPawnee_v1, whole genome shotgun sequence contains:
- the LOC122315589 gene encoding small polypeptide DEVIL 14, with protein sequence MAATTFSTRSLKLRSWHRCSKQAREQRARLYIIWRCAVILLCWHD